In the genome of Ictalurus punctatus breed USDA103 chromosome 3, Coco_2.0, whole genome shotgun sequence, the window TCCAATAATCAGCAGATATTGTATCAGGTCAGCTTAATGCAGAAAACAGTGCAGCCTCGGTCTGAAACTGGCATGCAGTACCTTATCTTTGTTTCAGTGTAAATAAAGCCTGGAGTCCCAAATGAAAGCTTCTTCGCAGCTGCgctattttgttttattttcctggATTCTCGTCCAACGTTTCATAACCACTGACCTCTGAAGTTGGATTAACATCTGTGCCAGTATAAGAGGTGTGTAGCGTTAAGCTTCCACTGAAGTTTGttgacacacacatttaacttGTTCCCTCCCcttcattgtttgtttttattaggtCACTCCACCCTGACTGTTTATGCCATTGTCCCcgtacagtataaaaaaaaaaaaacccatgccGGCCAATGTTAATTATTTACAATGTAGATACATACTAGCAGAACCCCATAAACCCCTAAAGGAAGTCGTTTCCATGGCACAGGgtttctggggaaaaaaaattcctgaTAACAGCAGACTGAATGCATTTTGGTGCACAAATGGAAAACAGATAAGAAACCAAACTTTGTCTcgtcatttatatttacaacCCATGTGTCCCAGATGACATCGAATTATAGTGTTTAATGACGAGCCAGTGAATCAACCTGCCTCGTGCTTATCAATAGTTTAGTCATACTTAAGGTGTTATACTGAGAGGAATGAGAAATCTGATCCCAGCTCAAATCTACTGTAACACTGCCATTCCTCTAAGTAATTTTCACATGAAGTTTGTTGTGACTTCTTTCCGTTCATTCAGTTGAAACCTATTGCATAATCCCAAAGATATTTCATTACTGTAATGCCACGATGAATCAGTCATGCCAATTTAGAATGGTTTGCACTTGTCAGGTGTCAGAAAATTACCGTATGAACTATTTCGCAATCGATAACATTACCTTAAAAACTTAACTGAAATTTTACGTAGCTTGTTTGCCAGCAAgaagtggttaaaaaaaaatagtcacaAATTGTGACTTCCTCCTACCTTGTCATGGTGTCAGAGATGCAGCCTGGGGCTGGGTAGCCCTCCCCGCAGGCAGACAGTTGAGCCTGAGACAGGCCTGGGCGTGTTTTCCATGTCTCCATTAGTGCTGTAACTGGAGAAATTAGATTCAACAAGGAGTTTGTCTGGTCCCGCATGTCATGCCGCGAAAACGACATTGTTCCTTGCGCTCCGATCTGGTAATGAAATGAATGTCCACCTGAATTAACACCAACAATAGCTGATGTGGGCACATTATTATTCTCTTGGTAATAGCTGCCGTCATTGGTCTCCTGTTTAATCCCCTTGGGCATGTCATTGTTTGGAAACACACCAAACTCATAGTTGCcattaaaagaagaaatgggAGGTCCCAGGATCCCAGAGAGACTGTATTCATCAATATTATCCCTCAAGGATAAGTATGTCGTCTCTGAAGCCGGGAAGAGTCCCATAGGCTGCTGTGGTTCCCCATAGTGTGCATTCGTGCAAGTCGCTTCCCTATTGGGCTCAGTCTTAATATGAGATGGAAATGGGGAAGGTTGCACATTGTCATTGCTGTTACCCAGACACATACTCCTGTAATCAGTGTCTGGCTCATTTTTGATGTACTTCACCATCCCCATGGAGTCCAGGCCAACATTGAATATTTCACCATCCAAGTTCTCTACTTTGGGGAACTTGAAGCCTTTAAAGTCATGCTCTTGGCCATCGGGGCTGTGCATGTCATTCTGAACCAAGCCAAGGCTGCTGGGAGGGCTTGACACAGAAAAGGTCCTGGAGGGGTTCCTTGGACTGGACATGGCCATGGAACCAACTGTGGGTGGACTAGACCCAGAAGGCCTCAAGTTGCCACCGCTTCCTGTTGGACTGGACACGGATGACCTCATGTTGGTGCTGCAGGACGGCGGTGTCCTCACGCTTCCCATGCTCTGGGGGCTTGAGATGGGTGACTTGACGTTAAAGGGACTTGCTAGTGGTGGAGTACCCATAGTGCTGGACTCTGCTGGGCTGCAAGTGCTTGAGTTGACACGGTGAGTCGGTACCAGGCTTGAACCAACTGGACCCAGACTGGCTGGACTGCCTAGGGAAGGGTGGCTAGTGCCAAAGTAGGTGGGACTGGTGGTAGAAGTCACAATGTTGTTTCCACTTGGGCTGGAAATGCTGCTGGAGTCTTCAGCAGGGCTAGACAGAACTGTGGCCAAGGCGGAAGGTGTTTGCACAGCGCCTACACCACACTCACCAAGACTACCGTTCGGTAACTGGGACATGGGTGGGAATGATGTTGGAGGAGCTTTCGTGTTGGGGCTCCTAGTAGTCCCTGACTGATTGTCCTCAATCCCTCTGCCACACAAATGGTACAGTTTTATGGGGCTGCCCTGGCATCTGGCAGGTGGTCCCTGCTGGCCAAAGGCAAACTCAGCCTCCCTGGCAGCATTCATATACAATCCCATAGACTCAGCAACAGTTTTGGAGAGCTCTTTAGAGTCTTCTGGCTTGCGGCCGTGGAGGGAGCTGTTATATGCAGCGAAGCGGAGCTGTTGGTCAGGAGTGAGGTGGGGCATTGGCATCTCAGCCTTCTTTCCTCCACTTTCCTCGCACTTTGGTGCCGGGACACTGGATGCACTACTCGCATTTACAATGTCCATCAGGACATCACTGTTCATCAGCgctctctcctcctctgtcgTGCAGCACTGCTCCATAGATCCTGGCATCTGGGCCCATCTGTTTTCTCTGTCTGTACCTTTGTAAATACTTTGGTATCTTTTGGACTCCATGCCTGGATCATTTGATAAACCTGGTGGGTTTTAGAAAGGTGAAGAAGAGGTAATCACTTTTGGAGTCAGtgacatcctttttttttatatgtatgtgtatatatatatatatatataaacaaaatatacagtTTAAGGCCTAGTAAAATATCCTTTGAAAGAAACATCAGTTTTCAAATAGTTATTATAACCAGCtgagtggggggaaaaataaataggTTTAAAGCATTCTGGGTCGTTCCTATTTCATTACATTGGCTGAAATACAGTATGACCAAAGTTTGACCAACTGGTCTGTAAAAGTCCATTGCATGAACTCTTTCTGAACTATAATCTACACCAAAACAACAATATTATGTACAGTTAGTCACATACAGATCAGATCCTGAGCATAAACATCAGGGCATAAATATAATAGCCTGAAACGCTGTTTCTGTGTCATACTGGAATGTACATATACTTTATGCCCTGAATGCGTGTTATCTTGACAGACATGCTGTACGGGAACACGTTACAAATCGCAAAACAAACTGCTTAAATTCAGGCTGTCATCACACCTGTGATGCGTCATCGAACTTGGCAACAAAAGATTGAAGCGAGTCAGTTAATCACTTAATtagatcagtacagtgtgtCGCAAACGTGCCCCAATCTGAGCATATGATACCGTGTGATGTCATATTGAAAACGGAAAATATCGTGCATGCCTATGCAAAATAATACGCACCTCTGAGCATTCTAGAGCAGGAGGTTCTCAGACGTTTAACTGTAAAAAGCATACCATGGGGCCCTTCTGAACACAATCTAACTATTTAAATACTGCCATATAAGTCATAAAGCGTTTCACTCCTGAACTTTCCGACAACAGAACACATCGTGACGTCTGACCCGGCATCATTTGTAGATTTATTCGTTTTTGAGGTTTGGCTTCGATACTCATTTGCGCCAgtagtggctcagtggttaatgatttgggctactgattggaaggtttaGATCAAATCAAGGTTCTTCTAAGATGTTGGGTGTTTGAACGAGGCCCTCAAACCCTTAACCATCTAAATGTATCCCGtcttgtcaaataaataaatagttcaatGTAATTTAAGTGGCAAGCCAAACTAGCTAATAACTAAAAGGAATCAATAATAAatttgataatggtgggttaGGATTTccgtaaacaacaacaaagggggggggggggggggacacccTTGTCTATGCTCCCCAGACCCCACTCTGAGACCTACTGTTCTTACACCATGTATGAATCATGGAATATTAAGAAGCTATATTTTATGCAAAGTTTTATGCAaagttaaaaaagaataaaagtcaatgcaaactttttttttttttaacttacaaTTTAACTCCACCACTGCTCCAAACAAAGGCACGACTGAAGGCTTCATGCTCGATCTAGACACAAATAAGCTTTCAAAGCGCGATCAGACTTCTACCCGAGACTCTAACGCCGTTCATCGTGAGCGCAACAAAACGCACGAGCGCgcgcgcaaaaaaaaaaaaaaatttaattaaaaaaaaaaacaaaaaaaaaacacgtttttgtttttctttttgcgcAACAGTGGCGTGCACGAGCTCAGTCTATCCACATGGGTTTAAAACAGCTGCtgcatgaagaagaagaaggaaaaaagtgCCGTCCAAAGCcataggaggaaaaaaaaaaaaaaaaacattttctgaaaagTCTCTGCATGCACACAAGCACGCGCTTTTAAAGCTCTGTAGTACATacagctggggggggggggggggggggggacttttttcttgaaaaaattattagtattattatttattattttttttgcatacggactgaacaacacacacacacacacacacacatacaaacacagcagaactttctctctctctctctctcacgcgcgcacgcacacagtGATAGTCTCGCCACTCCGTTATTTATTAACTGATATATCAACTGGAGATTATTTCTAGAAACTAAAAACTACAAACTTTTCCTCAAACGTTTATCAGTTCGGTCCGAGCGCAGCGCTCAGATCTTCGTCCATCCAGCACAATCAGGACAGTGACGCAGTTCTTTATACTCCAAACGCGTTTAACCAGACAGCCCGAAAATCAGCACGAGGACCCCGCGCGCGACTTCTTCTGCCTCGTCATATCTATAAGCGTTGCCTCTGCGCTCGAGCTCACGCGTCACACCGCGGCCAAACGAGCGTAGAGATCAGCGGTGTCATCGAGTCGCGGTTAGAGCTGCACATCTCTATATGTCGAAATCTCCAGTTAGAACTCTAGACatggatgcatttttttttttttttgtggccaTTTCGAGTTGCGCAAAAATAATCCCTGAACTATTTTCACGTTCGGTTTATTGATCTGTTGTCtcgttatgatgatgatgatgatgatgattgctTTTGTTATATCACTTTAAAGTGACGTAAAACACGTTGCTCTCATAACAAGACAAGTTGCAAACTTCAgatgatcccccccccccccccccccccactacaTTATATAAGCTATTGGGTTTAGGTTACTAGGCAATGCATTGGATTTTGAAACAGGGGTTTATATAGTCTATGCACTA includes:
- the nr3c2 gene encoding mineralocorticoid receptor isoform X1, giving the protein MKPSVVPLFGAVVELNCLSNDPGMESKRYQSIYKGTDRENRWAQMPGSMEQCCTTEEERALMNSDVLMDIVNASSASSVPAPKCEESGGKKAEMPMPHLTPDQQLRFAAYNSSLHGRKPEDSKELSKTVAESMGLYMNAAREAEFAFGQQGPPARCQGSPIKLYHLCGRGIEDNQSGTTRSPNTKAPPTSFPPMSQLPNGSLGECGVGAVQTPSALATVLSSPAEDSSSISSPSGNNIVTSTTSPTYFGTSHPSLGSPASLGPVGSSLVPTHRVNSSTCSPAESSTMGTPPLASPFNVKSPISSPQSMGSVRTPPSCSTNMRSSVSSPTGSGGNLRPSGSSPPTVGSMAMSSPRNPSRTFSVSSPPSSLGLVQNDMHSPDGQEHDFKGFKFPKVENLDGEIFNVGLDSMGMVKYIKNEPDTDYRSMCLGNSNDNVQPSPFPSHIKTEPNREATCTNAHYGEPQQPMGLFPASETTYLSLRDNIDEYSLSGILGPPISSFNGNYEFGVFPNNDMPKGIKQETNDGSYYQENNNVPTSAIVGVNSGGHSFHYQIGAQGTMSFSRHDMRDQTNSLLNLISPVTALMETWKTRPGLSQAQLSACGEGYPAPGCISDTMTSAPLRHSSSTAKVCLVCGDEASGCHYGVVTCGSCKVFFKRAVEGQHNYLCAGRNDCIIDKIRRKNCPACRVRKCLQAGMNLGARKSKKLGKLKSVSEDSSLQNSEKELSSNMALVPHGASVAPFLSPSVCSVLELIEPEVVFAGYDNTQPDTTDHLLTSLNKLAGKQMVRVVKWAKVLPGFRTLPIEDQITLIQYSWMCLSSFSLSWRSYKHTNAQMLYFAPDLVFNEERMHQSAMYDLCVSMKQVSQEFVRLQLTYEEFLAMKVLLLLSTVPKDGLKNQAAFEEMRVNYIKELRRSVGKATNNSGQTWQRFFQLTKLLDVMHDLVGNLLDFCFYTFRESQALKVEFPEMLVEIISDQIPKVESGLTHILYFHKK
- the nr3c2 gene encoding mineralocorticoid receptor isoform X2; protein product: MESKRYQSIYKGTDRENRWAQMPGSMEQCCTTEEERALMNSDVLMDIVNASSASSVPAPKCEESGGKKAEMPMPHLTPDQQLRFAAYNSSLHGRKPEDSKELSKTVAESMGLYMNAAREAEFAFGQQGPPARCQGSPIKLYHLCGRGIEDNQSGTTRSPNTKAPPTSFPPMSQLPNGSLGECGVGAVQTPSALATVLSSPAEDSSSISSPSGNNIVTSTTSPTYFGTSHPSLGSPASLGPVGSSLVPTHRVNSSTCSPAESSTMGTPPLASPFNVKSPISSPQSMGSVRTPPSCSTNMRSSVSSPTGSGGNLRPSGSSPPTVGSMAMSSPRNPSRTFSVSSPPSSLGLVQNDMHSPDGQEHDFKGFKFPKVENLDGEIFNVGLDSMGMVKYIKNEPDTDYRSMCLGNSNDNVQPSPFPSHIKTEPNREATCTNAHYGEPQQPMGLFPASETTYLSLRDNIDEYSLSGILGPPISSFNGNYEFGVFPNNDMPKGIKQETNDGSYYQENNNVPTSAIVGVNSGGHSFHYQIGAQGTMSFSRHDMRDQTNSLLNLISPVTALMETWKTRPGLSQAQLSACGEGYPAPGCISDTMTSAPLRHSSSTAKVCLVCGDEASGCHYGVVTCGSCKVFFKRAVEGQHNYLCAGRNDCIIDKIRRKNCPACRVRKCLQAGMNLGARKSKKLGKLKSVSEDSSLQNSEKELSSNMALVPHGASVAPFLSPSVCSVLELIEPEVVFAGYDNTQPDTTDHLLTSLNKLAGKQMVRVVKWAKVLPGFRTLPIEDQITLIQYSWMCLSSFSLSWRSYKHTNAQMLYFAPDLVFNEERMHQSAMYDLCVSMKQVSQEFVRLQLTYEEFLAMKVLLLLSTVPKDGLKNQAAFEEMRVNYIKELRRSVGKATNNSGQTWQRFFQLTKLLDVMHDLVGNLLDFCFYTFRESQALKVEFPEMLVEIISDQIPKVESGLTHILYFHKK